The genomic DNA TACTCTTAATACTATCTGGTTATGTTTGATTGCTAGTGCGATCGCCACTGTTTTAGGAATTTACACCTCTCGTCGCATTGCCAAACCCATTGCTAATCTTAGTGAAGTAACTAGCGCCATTGCTGAAAGTGCCAAAGCCAAAAATGCTAGTACCAGCTTGTATCCTGTAATTCAAGTTAACAGCGTTAGAGAATTACAGTCTTTAGCAAAATCTTTTAATGAAATGGTAATTCAATTAAAAGCAGCATTTAGAGAGCTGGAAATTTCTAATACCAGCTTGGAAAATCGCGTTAGACAAAGGACAAAAGCTCTAATGACAGCTAAAGAAGCTGCCGATGCTGCTAATCGCACCAAAAGCCAATTTTTGGCAAACATGAGCCATGAACTACGCACACCCCTCCATGCCATATTGGGGTTTACCCAAGTAGCCTTACAAGATACCTCTTTACAATTTCAGCAAAAAGAAAACCTCTTAACTGTCAAACGTAGTGGTGAACATTTACTAACTTTAATTAATGACATCTTAGAAATGTCCAAAATAGAAGCAGGTTCTCTTTCAATCACCTTTCAACCCTTCGATCTGCATCAGTTATTGGCTAACTTAGCCAAAATGTTCAAACTGAGAGCTTTAGAAAAAAATATTAGACTAACTTTTAATCTACCTAATAATCTTCCTCAAAATATTGAAACCGATCCCGTTAAACTCAAGCAAATTCTCATTAATCTAATTGACAACGGGATTAAATTTACCGATCGCGGAGGAGTTACCCTCAACCTCAAATTACTAACAGAATCTAATCAGACAATGCTTGCCTTTGCAATTATAGATACTGGACAGGGTATTTTACCCTCACACTTGGAATCAATCTTTGTTCCCTTTATGCAAACCAAACAGTCTGAGCAACAGGGTACAGGTCTAGGACTAGCTATCTGTCAGCAGTTTGCACGCTTATTAGGGGGAGAAATTACCGTTAGCAGCACAATAGGACAAGGCTCGCTCTTTAAGTTTCAAATTCCGATTACAGTTGTAGAACCTCAAGCTACTTTGACTATTCAACAACCAGTTAAAAACTTTAACTTCTCTCCAGAACAAGAGCGAAAATTAGCTACATTCGACTTGACCAATATGCCAACGGAATGGATTAGGCAATTACATCAAGCAGCGATCGCCATTGATAGCGATCTCATCTCCCAACTGATTAAACAAATTCCACCTACTGAACCTGATTTAGCAGCGGGATTGATTAAAATGCTCAAAAACTTTGAATACGACGAGATGGTTGAATTGATTGAAAGAAGCTGGGTTTAATGAAGGCGATCGCCTTTATTACTAACTCCTAAGAAATAAATTAATCTGCTAAGACTAGGTAGTAGGTAGTAAGTAGTGGGTAGTGGGTTAATTTTCTTTAGCTTTTAATTTTTTGGTAATTGAAACTAATATTTTTATCTCTTCTAATAAAGAATTAAATTTTGATTTAGGTGCAAGTTCATTATCTATGATTAGTTCAATCCAGTAGTGAGTTTCGCACGTATGACTCTAGCGATCTAATTGTTTTGTTCGATCATAATCAAGTGCTGGAAAAAGCTTTTGATTTAATCAACAATAGTTAGTAATTATTCAAGACTGATAAATTGTTTATTGCTCATTGTTGAATGTATTTGCCAAAAACACAGGGCTATTTCATTCTCATATATCCAGAGAATAAATTCTCTGTCTAAGTACATTAAGTCCGTTTAAACGGACTTTAATTTTCAGCCCAGAAATAAATTTCTTGGTTCACTACAGTTAGAACGAAACAGCCCTAGCCAAAAACAAAA from Pleurocapsa minor HA4230-MV1 includes the following:
- a CDS encoding HAMP domain-containing protein; protein product: MSLRLLHKLTKSYRNLSLQNIITLPFLLQIFVTVSLVGYFSWRNGEQAVNNVTSQLRSEVTARVEKHLENYLKTPHLIVNLKQNSIPTGQLDLNDFSTIQQDFWLSIHLFDTVRAIYIGDETGKFRYIKREKDKFYSQEVREITQRKTYLLDNLGQKQKLIKVDEYNPRLRPWYINTLRTQKNNWSNIYTFTEGELGITTAGLLKDSQGNVQGIVGVDLILSGIDRFLENIEISKKGQVFILERNGYLVATSTQEKPFTYDAVAHQEKRLAAIDSESLLVKETTAHITKHFRSLYNVKHSEQLEFKLKNHTQLVQVVPYQDELGLDWLIVLVMPKADFMTQIQANTLNTIWLCLIASAIATVLGIYTSRRIAKPIANLSEVTSAIAESAKAKNASTSLYPVIQVNSVRELQSLAKSFNEMVIQLKAAFRELEISNTSLENRVRQRTKALMTAKEAADAANRTKSQFLANMSHELRTPLHAILGFTQVALQDTSLQFQQKENLLTVKRSGEHLLTLINDILEMSKIEAGSLSITFQPFDLHQLLANLAKMFKLRALEKNIRLTFNLPNNLPQNIETDPVKLKQILINLIDNGIKFTDRGGVTLNLKLLTESNQTMLAFAIIDTGQGILPSHLESIFVPFMQTKQSEQQGTGLGLAICQQFARLLGGEITVSSTIGQGSLFKFQIPITVVEPQATLTIQQPVKNFNFSPEQERKLATFDLTNMPTEWIRQLHQAAIAIDSDLISQLIKQIPPTEPDLAAGLIKMLKNFEYDEMVELIERSWV